The Polypterus senegalus isolate Bchr_013 chromosome 7, ASM1683550v1, whole genome shotgun sequence genome segment AATGTCCTAATTTTTAAAGTTGAAATCGTGTAATTGATTGTGTAACATCAGGAATAGCTCTTGAGGTTTTATACAGGTTTCCTTTTTGGTCCCAGAGccttgttcatttcaaagccacgTGCTTAACCTTGAGATGCTcctctgatttttttgtttaattttttaaaaacagaaatcagtCTTAACAGTTTTGTGAAGTATCCACAGACATCTGATTTAGATCGATTTGTACCTGCGATTTCTTCATTAGGAGTCTTTTCATGCGTTCAATTCTTAATTGCTTCcagtatgtgatttttttttttaaatttccccttgaaattaagatgttaattttttttaatctgtaaagATTTATATCACTCCTTATTAACCTTATATTAACTGACTTAAAATTCTTGGCCTTTTGCCTATGAAGGTGCCAAATTAAAAATGAGTTGCCAATAAAAACGGCAAAGTAAGGATTGtggtatttttttaaacctttctgCTCCTTTTTTCCTCAGAAAATACATTGTGGAATATTTTTCTGTTGTAGCAAAGCAAAAGTAGGATTGGATAATTTGACCTGCCCAGTAACGCCAATAACTAGCTGCTTATTAAGAAATTGATTAAACTTAGCAGCTATTGTGACATGCTGGAATCAGAATTTCTTGCTTCTGATGAAAGGTTTTATATTTTAGTAGCAAATGAATTCATACTAGGTCAACCTTAATGAAATCAACAGAGGCAGAGGACAGATGCAATTTTAATGTGGAGTTACAGGGTCACAAAGTTGGTCTTAAGCAAGATGTTTTATTGTAATAGTTTTCAGCAACTATAACTTGGAAAATGAGCAACTGTTGACCATCTATGTTAGATTCATGACATAATACTAAACAATCCTGGCAAATATTCTACATCTACCATTAACTGCTCAAAAGTTGGAcatatggaatttttttttttttttttgtagcacatGTTTTCACAATAAAATTAGGGCAACATCCCCCATTTAAAGCTTTCATATCTCAGAAACTGATGAATATAGAAGCCTAAAATTTTATGTATtgagtacaatgaaattatttTCAGCAAATCGGAAGCAAATCGGAGATGTTCAGTCGTGAATGTTTTCTAAAACTTGAAATGGATCCACTCCTATGGGAGAATTTTTACTGTGGTAGAGGAAAAGTAGGATCATATTCATTGACATGCTCCAGTAATAGCAATAACTGTCCTCTAGTTAACAATGTGGttaaatgaaatcctgcagctaCTGTGACATGCCAGAATCAGAATTTGTGAGGTAGCAAACGTACTGTGCAAGAGAATGTGAAGCATCAACAAGTCCACGTCATGTAAATTATCTGGGTAAACCAATGTCTGAGTTAATTGCTGCCTTTCCAAGGAAGGGGTACTCTAAACTTGAAAGTGCATAACACTGGTTTAAGGTGAGAGTCTGAAAGATGCTATAGTTGCCATTAATAATGGCTGGAATGCATTCTTGTAACAGCAATAAGATATGATTAAGAGGACAAATCATTTATTCTAATAAGGATATTTCTTTTTTGCCAACCAGAAAAATTGGGAAATGATTTGGTTTGTAgtctttatatttgtaatgtttGCTAATCACTTATTAAATGCTTATAATTGAGACACTTGAGAGTGATTTGATATAGGTCAATATTCTCACCTTGCAAACTCCTTGAATTTTTACAACTTGCATTGGAGATAACAAAGAATACAGCCTTAAAAAATGGGTATATATTTGTTATGTTGAAATGTTGAGATTTTTCACCACTTATATATGTCCGATATTCATCGGTAATGTTTTTCCTCTTAATGACAGAATATCCCATTTTCAGTGGAAAATAAGTGGAGATTGCTGGGGCTAATGGTTGTATTCTTTGGTAGTGGATTTGCAGCTCCTTTCATTGTTGTCCGTCACCAGATGCTCAAGAAATGaagaatttaatttttcttccagGAACCACAAAAaggtgattcatttattttaatctttacgttatttttttttttttttttagatgcatGCTATCACTTTTATTTATGTACATGGTGAAACCTCCTTTAAATGTACGTATAAAGTGAGAGAGAGATGCACACacagctctgtgtgtgtgtatatgtacacatgCACAATGCTTATAAAAATTATTAACCCCTGTTAAGCACAAGCATGTCTGTCTGGTATGGGAGGGACATATAGCCATAATTTCCTGGGTGATTTTCTAGTCGCAACGTTTTGGCTAAATTGCCAAAGAAAAAGCTGCTCTTCTGGTGGGGCGAGAGAATCTTGCGTGACTTCACTGCTAGAGTTTTTCAGAAGGAATATGGCATACTCTAAAATCAAGTGGATGACAGTTCTGTGGTCAGAGACCAAAATATTGGCTGTCAtactaaatatgtttatttttaaaactgcacCATCCCTCCCATCAAGAATAAGGGATGGTAGCATCATGTGGTGGGGATGCTTTTTTGTAGCAGCATGGGAGGTTTGTGGAgttagagggtaaaatgaatgtgtCTGAACATAATGAAATCCTAGACAAATCAAATTACATTTCAGATGTCATACTGGTGGTTTACTTTTCCATATATCTCCTTTTAAGCTAGACTTAGTAAAAGCAAAAATTTGCAAAATGAAGTTTACTTTATTTCAGAGTCACTATAAAATGCCTTGCATTGTAGATCCATAGTATAATTTTTTGGATTCTCGTCATAACTAGGCACAGGACTTGTCGACTTACGTAATCCTTCAGTGTAACTTGATTCTGGGTGCTGTCGTATTACTACAATATATGCTGTATGTCCCTTCACTGCTTTTCTCACATGTACATTTTTGTACCAATAGGTATTTTTACTTTGAAAGTCCAACTAGTGCCATTTGTTTGCTAATTCATTTTTGCAATTTATGTTCTAGTGGTGCCAGTAACtgcaagtgtctatggttctgcACTTCTGCTTGTGAATTAGATTTCATATTAATAGAGCTGTCCGCCTCATACTTAAATGCAGCATTATGGAAGCAGTTATGCGAATGGTCATTGTGGAAATACTGAAGCACTGACCCATAAAGTCTTGCTGTTCCTCATCTATTTGAGGTGGTGTTCtggttgtttccttttttttttatcccttttcTCTTGTTGGGTTAATTGGGAACTCTGGATGGCTTGGCCATTATAGTGTAAATTCCATTTCACTGTATAATTGACAGTTTCATTAGATACCAGAGTAATGCATTTCTATAATCCTttggtttaaaataaattaaattactaaGTAATCAACATGTTACCATCCATCAAAACACTTTGTAATGTTGTGATACCCAAATAGATTCTGACTCAAATGCCAGTGCTGCCAGGCAGACACAATAAAACAGGCGTCTTTCTGCCTTCTTATTTTTGCATTGACTCACCAATCAGTTTGAACCACATGGCACTCTAGGTAATTTCCTTACCCAGGATTATTTATTGCACACAGTTCACATACAAGTCAGTAATAAATTAGTTTTTGGGATAGCTGTTGTATGAAAGGAAATAAAAGTtgatgcatttttgttttctttcacttgtgctaaaatgtttttcaaatttataaataacattctcaaagatTTGGTCTCAGTCTGAAGTAGGCTGGAAAATGTTATGTTGTGTAAATTTAAAATTGCTTATGATTTTAGCTATTTAATGTCCATCTGTCAATTCTgacaatttttatataatttttttaggtTCACTATACTGCTGACCATATTTCTGCATTGGAACATGGCCATCATGACCGAAAATGGATGAAAATTTGTTGCACTTGTCAACCTGTAAATAAAGCTGTTTATGGACATaacttgctttgtcttttttattcatttataatatGTATTTCAGTATTACATTCTATCCTTAAGACCTGGACATTGGTGTACCAAATATATTAGGAGTGAATTAACTATGGATATTACAATACCAGACTTGTATTCAGTACCAGTGAAATTTTACGGTGCTAAATACCATTCGATACCATGCCAAAAACAGATATGCCATTCATTTTTTGTATATACagatatgtatttgtatatacctCCATTACTGAAGTGAATGATAGTTGtccactgaacagtatcctctccagacaaaggagcagcttcagcgacagactgatgtcactgtcctgctccactgacagactgaggagatcgttcctcccccacactatgtgactctttggggggtaaacgttaacattatacaaatatattGTCTGtccgttatacctgcattgttagtactctttaatattgttctttatcaatgtgctgctgctggagtatatgaatttccccttgcgattaataaagtatctatctctgtctctctAACGTACAACTGAacatggctgaagactggttgttagaattactGTCAAGAGTAAGCAGCATGTGGGCATGAGGAATGCCGAGCTTCCAAAATTCAGTTGCGTAAATATAATCGataacaaccccaaaaagatGTAGTTGTAGAATGTCTAAGAAatttctgcagcttaatccaaaagacttgtactacaatatcaggaCTGTGCTCTGGTCTTTTGGTGTCAtagacagtgcatgtagaatttctggccaagcaggattacatgtgaaagtgataaataaatgaggctatgTACTGTGGCTGctgcatcctgatagttttgttgcacgTATCTTGGACTTACTGGAAATGTGGACGGCAATTTGATCATTTTGCCAACACGTatgttattttcagcatttgcttgcagtgtgtctgataGTCATATGTATTGTTTCACACACAGACTTGTTGAtaatctaatctgagatagttgagacgggcgccctctgttttaacatacgcatctatgaTGTACTGTTGAAATAGTTTgctgctggagtgcaaaatactaaatgtattccttatTGCTAATCTGTACACGTAAAATTGGCTTTGAGTAAGCCTTACTCGCTTGGctgttcttttatcgggaacatgttgtaagtctttgtgccagccaatgtctctaagggaataaaagtgggtaaaccataggatcgtaTTGAGCAcagaaatctgtttacaggagttgcctatgggatagatgcaaatgtcccttttggcAGGCGGTTTGCCAACTCCGATGAAAATTGcagcaacattggtgtga includes the following:
- the LOC120532862 gene encoding cytochrome c oxidase subunit 7C, mitochondrial — translated: MFGQAVRRFATSAIRRSHYEEGPGKNIPFSVENKWRLLGLMVVFFGSGFAAPFIVVRHQMLKK